A stretch of Oncorhynchus mykiss isolate Arlee chromosome 12, USDA_OmykA_1.1, whole genome shotgun sequence DNA encodes these proteins:
- the LOC100136198 gene encoding 14-3-3 protein gamma-1 (The RefSeq protein has 1 substitution compared to this genomic sequence) → MVDREQLVQKARLAEQAERYDDMAAAMKSVTELNEALSNEERNLLSVAYKNVVGARRSSWRVISSIEQKTSADGNEKKMEMVRAYREKIEKELETVCRDVLNLLDNFLIKNCNETQHESKVFYLKMKGDYYRYLAEVATGEKRVGVVESSEKSYSEAHEISKEHMQPTHPIRLGLALNYSVFYYEIQNAPEQACHLAKTAFDDAIAELDTLNEDSYKDSTLIMQLLRDNLTLWTSDQZDDEGGETNN, encoded by the exons ATGGTTGATCGCGAGCAACTGGTGCAGAAAGCCAGGCTGGCCGAACAGGCTGAAAGATATGATGATATGGCAGCAGCCATGAAATCG GTGACAGAGTTGAATGAGGCCTTGTCCAATGAGGAGAGGAACCTGCTCTCTGTGGCCTATAAGAATGTGGTAGGGGCGCGGCGCTCGTCCTGGCGCGTCATCTCCAGCATCGAGCAGAAGACCTCGGCGGACGGCAACGAGAAGAAGATGGAGATGGTGCGTGCGTACCGCGAGAAGATCGAGAAGGAGCTGGAGACCGTGTGTCGGGACGTGCTCAACCTCCTGGACAACTTCCTGATCAAGAACTGCAACGAGACGCAGCACGAGAGCAAGGTGTTTTACCTGAAGATGAAGGGCGACTACTACCGCTACCTGGCCGAGGTGGCCACGGGCGAGAAGAGGGTCGGTGTGGTGGAGTCCTCTGAGAAGTCCTACAGCGAGGCCCATGAGATCAGCAAGGAGCACATGCAGCCCACCCACCCTATCCGCCTGGGTCTGGCCCTCAACTACTCCGTGTTCTACTACGAGATCCAAAATGCACCTGAGCAGGCCTGCCACTTGGCCAAGACCGCCTTCGATGACGCCATCGCTGAGCTGGACACCCTGAACGAAGACTCCTACAAAGACTCTACCCTCATCATGCAGCTGCTACGAGACAACTTGACACTCTGGACCAGCGACCAGCAGGATGACGAGGGTGGTGAGACCAACAACTAG